CCCCCAGCTTTGTGGGCGAGGCCAAGCTGCGCTTTGCCAAATTCCTGGATAAGGCCCTGGTGGAGAACCCCATCAAGGGCGAGTATTTCCTGCCCAGCGTGGTGAGCGAGCTGGTGGCCGAGGGCAAGGCCCGGGTCAAGGTGCTGCACAGTCCCGATAAGTGGTACGGTGTGACCTACAAGGAAGACAAACCCGTGGTGGTGGCCGCCATCAACGAAAAAATCGACGCGGGCGTGTACCCCGACAAGCTGTGGGAGGACTGAAAGCATTATGAAGTATACTGCGGAACAGATCCTGCCCGAGGCGCTTGCCGCCTGGAACTGGAACGGCCAGGTGGCCGGGGCCCTGCGCTACGGCGCGGGCCACATCAACGATACGTTCTGTGTGTATGTGCAGGATGAAGCCGGCGACTGTGTGCGCTATATCCTGCAGCGCATCAACACCAACACCTTCACCGACCCCAAGGGCCTGATGGAGAACATCTGCGGCGTGACCGGCTACCTGCGCGGCATGATCGAGCAGCAGGGCGGCGATGCCATGCGCGAGACCATGAACGTGGTGCCCACAAAGCAGGGCGAAAACTACTACTCCGATTCCGACGGCGGCGCCTGGCGGGTATATACCTTTGTCGAGGGCACCCTGTGCCTGCAAAAGGCCGAAACCCCCCAGGATTTTTACGAGAGCGCCGTGGCCTTCGGCAACTTTCAGCGCCAGCTGGCCGGCTATCCCGCCGCCACCCTGCACGAGACCATCCGCAAATTCCACGACACCGTGAACCGCTATGCAAACTTTGAAAAAGCCCTGGCTGCCGACGTGTGCGGCCGCGCCAAAGGCATTCAGTCCGAGATCGATTTTGTGACGGCCCGCAAGGCGGACTGCGGTTACATGGTGGGGCTTCTGGCCGAGGGGAAACTCCCCCTTCGCGTGACCCACAACGACACCAAGCTCAACAATATCCTCATGGATAAGGCCACCCGCAAGGGCATCTGCGTGATCGATCTGGACACCGTGATGCCGGGCCTTGCCGCCAACGATTACGGCGACTCCATCCGCTTCGGCGCCAACAACTGCGCCGAGGACGAGCCGGACCTCGCCAAGGTAAACTTCAGCCTGCCCCTGTTCGAGAGCTACACCAAAGGCTTTTTGCAGGCCGCGGGCAGCGCCCTGACCGATCTGGAAAAAGAAACCCTGCCCTGGGGCGCCAAGCTCATGACCCTGGAATGCGGCATCCGCTTCTTGACCGATTATCTGGAGGGTGACCACTACTTCCGCACCCACCGGGAGGGCCAGAACCTGGACCGCTGCCGCACCCAGTTCAAGCTGGTGCGCGACATGGAAGAGCACTGGGCCGAAATGGCCGAGATCGTAAAAAAATATTCCTGACCCCGGTCTTCACCCGCACCCCGGTCCCCTGCGCCCCGCCGGCCCCTGGCCCGGCGGGGTTTCTTTTTGCGGCGCGGCCCCCTCCCCTTCTGTTTAGGCGGGCGCACAAAAGCGGCCCCCCTCCCTTTCTCCAAAATTCTGTGCACAAAAATAGCGCCCCGCGCGATGAGATCCATCGCGCGGGGCGCTCTGTGCGTTCAAATTCTTGTTCAGCGGAAAATATTGATCAGGATACCGGCCGCCACCGCACTGCCGATCACGCCGGCCACATTGGGGCCCATCGCGTGCATCAGCAGGAAGTTCTGCGGGTTCTCGGCCTGGCCCACCTTTTGCGACACGCGGGCCGCCATGGGCACCGCCGACACGCCGGCCGAACCGATCAGGGGGTTCACCTTGCCATGGGTGGCCCAGCACATCAATTTGCCGAACAGCACGCCGCCGGCCGTACCAAAGCAGAACGCCAGCAGGCCCAAAATCACGATCAGCACCGTGCGCGGGGTAAGGAAGGTGCCCGCGCTGGTGGTGCAGCCCACCGACAGCCCCAGGAAAATGGTGATGATGTTCATCAGCTCATTGCCTGCGGTGCGGTTGATGCGCTCCACCACGCCGGATTCCTTCATCAGGTTGCCCAGCATCAGCATACCGATCAAAATCGCCGAGTCGGGCAGGATCAGGCTGATGATGATGGTGCACAGGATCGGGAAAATGATCTTCTCCGTGCGGGACACCGGGCGCAGCTGGGTCATCACAATGCTGCGCTCCTTCTTGGTGGTGAGCGCTTTCATGATGGGCGGCTGGATCACCGGCACAAGCGCCATGTAGCTGTAAGCCGCCACCGCAATGGAGCCAAGCAGCCCGGAAGCCAGGATCGAGGTCACATAAATGGCCGTGGGCCCGTCGGCGCCGCCAATGATCGCAATCGAAGCCGCCTCCGGCCCGGTAAAGGGCGCCAGCGCCTGGATGTTCCAGCCAAAGGTGCCGTTCAGGAAGCCGACCACCGCGTTGTAGGGGATGTCAATGTATTTGGCCATAAAGAAGGTGCTGAAAATACCTATCTGCGCGGCCGCCCCCAGCAGCAGGCTTTTGGGGTTCGAGATCAGGGGGCCGAAGTCGGTCATGGTGCCGATGCCCAAAAAGATCAGCGGCGGGTAGATGCCCAGCTTTACGCCCATGTACAGCATATCGGCCAGGCCGCCGCTGTTCAGAATGTCCGTCCACAGGGGGTGCCCGGTGGCGGTATCAATAAAGAACTGCATGTGGATGATGCCGCTGCCCGGCAGGTTTGCAAGCAGCATGCCAAAGGCGATGGGCAGCAGCAGCAGGGGCTCAAACTCTTTCACAATGGCTAAGTACAGCAGCGCGCAGGCCACCACGATCATGACCAGGTAGCGCGGGTCGGCCGCAATGCCGTTGAAGCCGGAATTTCGCCAGATGCTGGCAATGGTATCAAAAAATGCGCTCATCTGCAACGCCCCCCTTTAAAACGGCTCGGTGCCGCTCACGGCACCGGCTGCGCCCCAGCTGCCCCTGCCCGAAGCGGCCCGGGTGAGCGAACGCAAGGTATACTTTCCGCCGGAGGAAGCCGCCACCGCGGCCGCGATCGCCGCCACCACTTCCTCAGGAATGCCCTCCTCCACAAAGGGCGGGCATTTAACCGGCGCAGCGGGCGCCGGCGCTTGCTCTGCGGCCTGTGCAGGCGCAGCC
This window of the Oscillospiraceae bacterium genome carries:
- a CDS encoding glutaconyl-CoA decarboxylase subunit beta codes for the protein MSAFFDTIASIWRNSGFNGIAADPRYLVMIVVACALLYLAIVKEFEPLLLLPIAFGMLLANLPGSGIIHMQFFIDTATGHPLWTDILNSGGLADMLYMGVKLGIYPPLIFLGIGTMTDFGPLISNPKSLLLGAAAQIGIFSTFFMAKYIDIPYNAVVGFLNGTFGWNIQALAPFTGPEAASIAIIGGADGPTAIYVTSILASGLLGSIAVAAYSYMALVPVIQPPIMKALTTKKERSIVMTQLRPVSRTEKIIFPILCTIIISLILPDSAILIGMLMLGNLMKESGVVERINRTAGNELMNIITIFLGLSVGCTTSAGTFLTPRTVLIVILGLLAFCFGTAGGVLFGKLMCWATHGKVNPLIGSAGVSAVPMAARVSQKVGQAENPQNFLLMHAMGPNVAGVIGSAVAAGILINIFR
- the nahK gene encoding mucin desulfatase produces the protein MKYTAEQILPEALAAWNWNGQVAGALRYGAGHINDTFCVYVQDEAGDCVRYILQRINTNTFTDPKGLMENICGVTGYLRGMIEQQGGDAMRETMNVVPTKQGENYYSDSDGGAWRVYTFVEGTLCLQKAETPQDFYESAVAFGNFQRQLAGYPAATLHETIRKFHDTVNRYANFEKALAADVCGRAKGIQSEIDFVTARKADCGYMVGLLAEGKLPLRVTHNDTKLNNILMDKATRKGICVIDLDTVMPGLAANDYGDSIRFGANNCAEDEPDLAKVNFSLPLFESYTKGFLQAAGSALTDLEKETLPWGAKLMTLECGIRFLTDYLEGDHYFRTHREGQNLDRCRTQFKLVRDMEEHWAEMAEIVKKYS